From one Trifolium pratense cultivar HEN17-A07 linkage group LG1, ARS_RC_1.1, whole genome shotgun sequence genomic stretch:
- the LOC123909984 gene encoding phosphoribosylformylglycinamidine cyclo-ligase, chloroplastic/mitochondrial-like isoform X2, giving the protein MILGACTGLSCYLAVASAKPNPIKSNGSSAIRHDLCCPIGGYSGVLSMSMSKRGKNTVVAGAGGASLTYRGAGVDIDAGSELVRRIAKMAPGIGGFGGFLPLDDGSYLVASMDGVGTKLMLALETGILDTIGIDLVAMSVNDVVTSGTKPLGFLDYYSTGHLDVDVAEKVIKGIVDGCKQSGCKQSDCALLGGETAEMPGLYREGDFDLCGCAVGIAKKDSVIDGKNIIAGDILIGLPSSGVHSNGFSLVRSVLEQSGLSLKGKLPGGDITIAEALMAPTVIYVKQVLDLVSKGGVKGIAHITGGGFTENIPRVFPEGLGALIYKDSWEVPIVFKWLQEAGNIQDSEMRRTFNMGIGMVLVVSPEAANRILDDVEKAYRIGEVISDNDKGITYG; this is encoded by the exons ATGATCTTGGGAGCATGCACAGGGCTATCATGTTACCTTGCAGTAGCATCAGCTAAGCCTAACCCTATCAAGTCCAATGGCTCCTCTGCAATCAGACACGATTTATGCTGTCCAATCGGCGGTTACAGCGGCGTATTATCAATGTCGATGTCGAAGAGGGGCAAGAACACTGTGGTTGCTGGAGCAGGGGGCGCAAGTCTCACGTACAGGGGCGCCGGCGTTGATATCGACGCAGGTTCTGAACTCGTTCGAAGAATAGCGAAGATGGCGCCTGGGATTGGAGGCTTTGGCGGTTTTTTACCTTTAG ATGATGGTTCGTACCTTGTTGCCAGTATGGATGGTGTTGGAACGAAGCTGATGCTTGCCCTCGAAACTGGCATTCTTGACACAATTGGGATTGATCTG GTTGCGATGAGTGTCAACGATGTTGTTACTTCGGGGACAAAACCTTTGGGTTTCCTTGATTACTATTCTACTGGCCACCTTGATGTGGATGTTGCTGAGAAG GTTATCAAAGGCATTGTTGATGGCTGTAAGCAATCTGGCTGTAAGCAATCTGATTGTGCTCTTTTAGGAGGAGAG ACTGCAGAGATGCCTGGTCTCTACAGAGAAGGTGACTTTGATCTATGTGGCTGTGCTGTTGGCATTGCGAAGAAAGATTCTGTAATTGATGGAAAGAACATTATTGCTGGTGATATTCTTATTGGCTTGCCATCTAGTGGAGTTCATTCTAATGGCTTCTCACTTGTAAGAAg TGTGCTTGAACAAAGTGGTCTATCATTGAAAGGTAAACTTCCTGGTGGCGATATTACAATTGCAGAAGCTTTAATGGCACCAACTGTTATTTATGTTAAACAG GTGCTTGACTTAGTTAGCAAAGGAGGGGTGAAGGGAATTGCCCATATCACAGGTGGTGGTTTCACAGAAAACATACCCCGTGTTTTTCCAGAAGGCCTTGGTGCCCTTATATACAAAGACTCATGGGAAGTCCCTATAGTGTTCAAATGGCTTCAGGAG GCTGGGAACATACAAGACTCCGAGATGAGACGAACATTTAATATGGGCATAGGGATGGTCCTGGTAGTTAGTCCAGAGGCAGCTAATAGAATACTTGATGATGTTGAAAAAGCTTATCGCATTGGTGAAGTTATAAGCGACAACGACAAGGGAATTACCTATggttaa
- the LOC123909984 gene encoding phosphoribosylformylglycinamidine cyclo-ligase, chloroplastic/mitochondrial-like isoform X1: MILGACTGLSCYLAVASAKPNPIKSNGSSAIRHDLCCPIGGYSGVLSMSMSKRGKNTVVAGAGGASLTYRGAGVDIDAGSELVRRIAKMAPGIGGFGGFLPLDDGSYLVASMDGVGTKLMLALETGILDTIGIDLVAMSVNDVVTSGTKPLGFLDYYSTGHLDVDVAEKVMDVHLMLWFELCVYWLNRAYCVSPLVSFLLLIIQVIKGIVDGCKQSGCKQSDCALLGGETAEMPGLYREGDFDLCGCAVGIAKKDSVIDGKNIIAGDILIGLPSSGVHSNGFSLVRSVLEQSGLSLKGKLPGGDITIAEALMAPTVIYVKQVLDLVSKGGVKGIAHITGGGFTENIPRVFPEGLGALIYKDSWEVPIVFKWLQEAGNIQDSEMRRTFNMGIGMVLVVSPEAANRILDDVEKAYRIGEVISDNDKGITYG, encoded by the exons ATGATCTTGGGAGCATGCACAGGGCTATCATGTTACCTTGCAGTAGCATCAGCTAAGCCTAACCCTATCAAGTCCAATGGCTCCTCTGCAATCAGACACGATTTATGCTGTCCAATCGGCGGTTACAGCGGCGTATTATCAATGTCGATGTCGAAGAGGGGCAAGAACACTGTGGTTGCTGGAGCAGGGGGCGCAAGTCTCACGTACAGGGGCGCCGGCGTTGATATCGACGCAGGTTCTGAACTCGTTCGAAGAATAGCGAAGATGGCGCCTGGGATTGGAGGCTTTGGCGGTTTTTTACCTTTAG ATGATGGTTCGTACCTTGTTGCCAGTATGGATGGTGTTGGAACGAAGCTGATGCTTGCCCTCGAAACTGGCATTCTTGACACAATTGGGATTGATCTG GTTGCGATGAGTGTCAACGATGTTGTTACTTCGGGGACAAAACCTTTGGGTTTCCTTGATTACTATTCTACTGGCCACCTTGATGTGGATGTTGCTGAGAAGGTAATGGATGTGCATTTGATGTTATGGTTTGAGCTCTGTGTGTATTGGTTAAATAGAGCTTATTGTGTTTCTCCCCttgtttcatttcttcttcttattattcAGGTTATCAAAGGCATTGTTGATGGCTGTAAGCAATCTGGCTGTAAGCAATCTGATTGTGCTCTTTTAGGAGGAGAG ACTGCAGAGATGCCTGGTCTCTACAGAGAAGGTGACTTTGATCTATGTGGCTGTGCTGTTGGCATTGCGAAGAAAGATTCTGTAATTGATGGAAAGAACATTATTGCTGGTGATATTCTTATTGGCTTGCCATCTAGTGGAGTTCATTCTAATGGCTTCTCACTTGTAAGAAg TGTGCTTGAACAAAGTGGTCTATCATTGAAAGGTAAACTTCCTGGTGGCGATATTACAATTGCAGAAGCTTTAATGGCACCAACTGTTATTTATGTTAAACAG GTGCTTGACTTAGTTAGCAAAGGAGGGGTGAAGGGAATTGCCCATATCACAGGTGGTGGTTTCACAGAAAACATACCCCGTGTTTTTCCAGAAGGCCTTGGTGCCCTTATATACAAAGACTCATGGGAAGTCCCTATAGTGTTCAAATGGCTTCAGGAG GCTGGGAACATACAAGACTCCGAGATGAGACGAACATTTAATATGGGCATAGGGATGGTCCTGGTAGTTAGTCCAGAGGCAGCTAATAGAATACTTGATGATGTTGAAAAAGCTTATCGCATTGGTGAAGTTATAAGCGACAACGACAAGGGAATTACCTATggttaa